The genomic DNA GCGACCCCCTCCTCGGCAAAGACCTCGCGGGCAGCAGTGAGGATGCGGTCGCGGCTTCTTACGGCGTCCGCGCGCGTGCGACGGGTTCGGCCGACATTCACCGAACGTCCCTCCCTGCCACTAGATGGGGTCTGACCCCATTTATTATGGCAGACTGCGCACGCCGTCTACCCGTGAGGAACTCCATGACTGACACGCTGAACGACCGCGACCAGCGCCTCGGCGGTTTCGTCGACCGACCGAGCCTCGATCAGTACGCGCCCAGATACGGTGAGCACTTCGACATCCGCCGGGACGCCGGAATCGTGGAAGTCAGGATGCACACCGGCGGCGGGCCCGCGATGTTCTCGCGCGGCCTGCTCAACGCCTGGGGCCAGGTGCTCAGGGACGTCGGCGCCGACCGCGACAACGAGGTGCTCATCATCACCGGCACCGGCCGCCAGTGGATCGCGGGCTTCGATCCCCGGTCCTTCTCCGAACCGCCGTCGCAATGGCCCAGCGACGTGCTCTACGAGCAGTACTCCGACGGGATGAAACTGCTGGAGAGCCTTGCCTTCGACGTCGACATCCCGACCATCGCCGCGGTGAACGGCCCCGGCCCGCGCATGGAACTCGCCTTGATGTGCGACATCACCCTGTGCGCTGACGACACCCTCATCGCCGACGGAAACTTCGCCGCCGGCTCGGTTCCCGGCGACGGCATGCACCTGGTCCTGCAGGAACTCCTCGGCACCAAGCGCGCCGCCTACCTGGCCTACACCGGCCAAAAGATCGACGCTGCCACCGCTCTGCGGTGGGGACTGGTCAACGAGGTGCTCCCGGCCGAGCACATCATGAGCCGCGCCCGACAGATCGCCTCGGCCATCGCGGCTACGCCCCGCACCTCACGGCGGCTCACCCATGCCACGATCCGCCGCCCGTGGCAACGACGCATCGTGGAGGACCTGCGCGCCGGGTACGCACACCAACTCCTCGCGGCCAGCCGTTAGACCTCGCCACGACGTTCCCACGTCGCACGACGATGATGCCGGGACACTTCGACCGAACTCCCAGACCCGACACTCAGGTCGCGATTCAGCAACGATCGATTTCCGGGCCATAAGGGAGCAGGAGAACCATCAACTCCCTTATGGACGCTGTCCACACCGCGGCCCCGCAGGTGAGCGCTTCGTCGGCCGGCCCAGCTCAAGATAACGAACGTTTTCGGGACGGCCGGAGAGGCCGGTCCCCATCTTCGGCCGGTCCCGGCCCGCGCCGCCCCACGGCCTCGCCCGTCCAGAACCGCCCCAACAACTCCAGCCCTTCGTCCAGCCGCTCGGCGAGCACACGTCGATCGGTGGAGTCGCCGAAGCTGCCGTATTCGTCCTCGACCGGCCCACCCAGCCCCGCGGCGAAGACGACCCTGCCTCCGCTGAGGTTGTCCAGGGTGGCCACCTGCCGCGCGAGCTGCTGCGGCCGATAACGAGCTACCGGAGTGAGCAGCGTCCCCACCCGGATCCGTGACGTCGCGAGTACGGCAGCGGTCAGCAGCATCCACGCGTCCCCGAAGGGCCGCCCCGAATACCCCCGGTAATGGACGGGGTCCCAGACGAAGAGTCCGTCCCACCCGGACTCCTCGGCCGCCGCCGCGACGGTTGCCACGTTTCGGGGGTCGGCGAAGTCGCCGAAGTTCGGGATATTGATCGAGAAGCGTATCCGGGCATCGTGGGCTACCCCACCTGTCCAGGCAACGGATTATGCGCGGTCACACAGTGGGGAAGGTACGGCCTGCCCGTGACGCCTACCGCACCTGCCTGGACGGCCCTCCGCTCGGGTCGGTGTCGTAGGCCGCAAAGTAGGGGTGTATCCCCAGGTCAGGACAGCGCGCGAGGCCTGTCGGAATCCGCTCACCGACCCGTTTACCGACGTTGATTCTCGGCATGAGTTCTCGACGCTCACCACCTGCGACCTCGTAGTTTCCCGGTGGAGTGTCGACAGACGAACGATTCCGCACAAGATCACATCAGGCACGATCGAAATCTGACGTCACGAGAGTCGAGCCAGCGCCGCTGGTCAGGACGCTTGTCGGAGCCGGTGTCGGTAGCGGAGGGGGGCCTCGCCCACCTCTCGCTTGAAGGCGGTGCTAAAGGCGCTCTCGGAGGTGTAGCCCAGCTGTGCGGCTAGTTCCCCGATCCGGACGTTGTCGTCGCGCAGCGCCCGCTGGGCCAGCAGCATCCGCCAGGAGCTGAGGTAGGTCAGAGGGGGGACACCGGCCACGGAGCGGAACCGCACGGCGAACGACGTCCGCGACATCGCCGCCGCACGGGCCAGTTCCTCCAACCCCCAGGGCCGGCCCGGTTCGCGATGCATGAGAGTCAGCGCGGGACGCAGCCGGTCGTCGGTCAGCGCCCGCAGCCACCCCGGCGGCAGTTCGGCCTGGCCCAGGTAAGCCCGAAGCACCTCCAAGATCAGCAGCTGGGCGTGCTGGCGTACGGCAAAGGCAGCGCCCATCCGCTCGGCCGTCACCTCTTCGACCAAGCGGTTGACGCACGCCCGTAGGGCGGGCGCGGCGGCGTCGCAGGAGCGAATGAGCGCCACGGGCGGCAGCGTCTGCGTCAACAGCGCCACGCCGGCCTGGTTGAGCTCGACGTGGCCACCGAGGATGACGTCGTCGACGGCGAAGTCCGCGCCGCCGACGCGCAGGGCATAGTCTCCCGGCTCAGGCGCGAACTCCTCGGGCGGGCCGTCGCCGGTTCCGCCCTCGGCACGCAGCCACGAGCGGCCGGTCAGGACCGCGACGTCACCGGCCTCCATCTCGATCGGGGCATCCAGCCCGTCGGCCGACAGCCGGCACCGGCCACGCACCATCACTGTCAACTTCAGCGGGCTCGCGATCACCGACCGCGTGACCCAGCGGCCCCGCACTGCGAACGCGCCGGAGACCTGGCCGCGCACCTCAAGGAGATCGAACACCTCCGACAACTGATCAACCATCACGTCTTGAACTATCGCGAAGGAAATCCGCACCGTCAAGCATTCAAAGTTC from Streptosporangium sp. NBC_01756 includes the following:
- a CDS encoding LLM class flavin-dependent oxidoreductase, which produces MATVAAAAEESGWDGLFVWDPVHYRGYSGRPFGDAWMLLTAAVLATSRIRVGTLLTPVARYRPQQLARQVATLDNLSGGRVVFAAGLGGPVEDEYGSFGDSTDRRVLAERLDEGLELLGRFWTGEAVGRRGPGPAEDGDRPLRPSRKRSLS
- a CDS encoding AraC family transcriptional regulator, whose protein sequence is MVDQLSEVFDLLEVRGQVSGAFAVRGRWVTRSVIASPLKLTVMVRGRCRLSADGLDAPIEMEAGDVAVLTGRSWLRAEGGTGDGPPEEFAPEPGDYALRVGGADFAVDDVILGGHVELNQAGVALLTQTLPPVALIRSCDAAAPALRACVNRLVEEVTAERMGAAFAVRQHAQLLILEVLRAYLGQAELPPGWLRALTDDRLRPALTLMHREPGRPWGLEELARAAAMSRTSFAVRFRSVAGVPPLTYLSSWRMLLAQRALRDDNVRIGELAAQLGYTSESAFSTAFKREVGEAPLRYRHRLRQAS
- a CDS encoding enoyl-CoA hydratase/isomerase family protein → MTDTLNDRDQRLGGFVDRPSLDQYAPRYGEHFDIRRDAGIVEVRMHTGGGPAMFSRGLLNAWGQVLRDVGADRDNEVLIITGTGRQWIAGFDPRSFSEPPSQWPSDVLYEQYSDGMKLLESLAFDVDIPTIAAVNGPGPRMELALMCDITLCADDTLIADGNFAAGSVPGDGMHLVLQELLGTKRAAYLAYTGQKIDAATALRWGLVNEVLPAEHIMSRARQIASAIAATPRTSRRLTHATIRRPWQRRIVEDLRAGYAHQLLAASR